From the genome of Longispora fulva:
ACTGACCTGGCGATGATCTCCATGTATCGATAGACTCGGCCTCCCTCGCCCGTTCGAGGGAGGCCGAGTTTGCATGGGTTTGTGCGATAATCGGGCCAACGGTAGGGGGTGTGCAGGTGACCACAGGATGGACTGACGCGCTGGCCGCCGACGCCCGGGACGCCCAGACCCTCCGCCGGATCCTCGCCGATCCGACGAATCCGGAGGTCTATCCGGACTCCATCCCGCACGAGCTGGTCAACGGAGCGATCATCGTGACGCCACCGGCAGGACCCACGCACGGCTCCCTGCTCGTCCTCCTCGGCACCCACCTCCGCCGCCAGGTCCCCCGCGACCTCTGGCTCGGCATCGACACCTGGCTCTACCTGGACCGGCAGAACCACCCGGCCCCGGACCTGATGCTGTGCCCCCGGCCGGACAGCGAGATGAAGCGGCCGGCCGAGGCGCTGCTCGTGCTGGAGATCCTGTCCCCGGCGACGGCCGACCGCGACCGGGGCGAGAAGCGCGCGGTGTACGCCCGGCACGCCATCCCCAGCTACCTGATCGTGGATCCGGAGCCGCTGACCATCACCGAGCTGCGGCTGGACGGCGAGACCTATGTGGAGCGCCAGTCCGCGACGGCGCCGGGCATCTTCACCACCGAGGCCCCGTGCCCGCTGACGATCAACCTGGGTTCCCTGGCCCGGGAGTTGGCCGCCTGGTGAAAGATCAAGATCCTGTGACGGTTACGCCGCGTTCCCGACCGGGCGCGCGACGGTCGACCGGAATGCCCCCGCGAACGGAATGATCCCCAACACGAGCACCAACGGGATGACGAAGCCCAGCCGCAGGTTGCCGACGAGCCCGACCAGGGGCGCGCCGAGGACGAACCCGGCGTAG
Proteins encoded in this window:
- a CDS encoding Uma2 family endonuclease, which gives rise to MTTGWTDALAADARDAQTLRRILADPTNPEVYPDSIPHELVNGAIIVTPPAGPTHGSLLVLLGTHLRRQVPRDLWLGIDTWLYLDRQNHPAPDLMLCPRPDSEMKRPAEALLVLEILSPATADRDRGEKRAVYARHAIPSYLIVDPEPLTITELRLDGETYVERQSATAPGIFTTEAPCPLTINLGSLARELAAW